From the genome of Helicoverpa zea isolate HzStark_Cry1AcR chromosome 1, ilHelZeax1.1, whole genome shotgun sequence, one region includes:
- the LOC124631676 gene encoding fork head domain-containing protein FD4-like: protein MPRPTRESYGDQKPPFSYIALTAMAIWSSPERMLPLSEIYRFITDRFPYYRRNTQRWQNSLRHNLSFNDCFVKVPRRPDRPGKGAYWTLHPQAFDMFENGSLLRRRKRFKLHKGEKDSLNAELAALASFNRAFLARQAGAPPPPATMPNSSMYSPASTFISRPSPEPTEAVDTTALLPLGPRPRRAFTIDALLEPEPRRSSPSPPPLPPLQPHCPLPLPPPYLLAAQRYHAELIAGLQQSCLPPLWTWRDTSQFSHYTLNS, encoded by the coding sequence ATGCCTCGGCCGACACGAGAGTCATACGGTGATCAGAAACCACCCTTCTCCTACATCGCCCTAACGGCGATGGCGATCTGGAGCTCCCCGGAGCGCATGCTGCCGCTGTCGGAGATCTACCGGTTCATCACGGACCGCTTCCCGTACTACCGGCGCAACACGCAGCGCTGGCAGAACTCGCTGCGGCACAACCTCTCCTTCAACGACTGCTTCGTGAAGGTGCCGCGCCGCCCGGACCGGCCCGGCAAGGGCGCCTACTGGACGCTGCACCCGCAGGCCTTCGACATGTTCGAGAACGGCTCGCTGCTAAGGAGGCGTAAGAGGTTCAAGCTGCACAAAGGGGAGAAGGATAGTTTGAATGCGGAGTTAGCGGCTTTGGCGAGCTTCAATAGAGCGTTTTTGGCGCGGCAGGCCGGTGCTCCTCCTCCGCCGGCGACGATGCCTAATAGTAGCATGTACAGTCCGGCGTCGACGTTTATTTCGAGGCCGAGTCCGGAGCCTACGGAGGCAGTGGACACGACAGCGCTGTTGCCGCTAGGGCCGAGGCCGCGGAGAGCGTTCACGATAGACGCTCTGCTGGAGCCGGAGCCGCGGCGCTCGTCTCCGTCGCCGCCACCGCTGCCGCCGCTGCAGCCGCACTGCCCGCTGCCGCTGCCGCCACCGTACCTGCTCGCCGCCCAGAGGTATCACGCAGAGCTCATCGCTGGCTTGCAACAGTCCTGCTTACCTCCTCTATGGACGTGGCGAGATACCAGTCAATTTTCACATTACACCCTCAATTCATGA